Proteins encoded by one window of Arachis hypogaea cultivar Tifrunner chromosome 1, arahy.Tifrunner.gnm2.J5K5, whole genome shotgun sequence:
- the LOC112801322 gene encoding expansin-like B1 isoform X2, whose protein sequence is MAVSLLGPLVITTLLCMQTLADTSCTDCFVQSRAEYYPNSEVNGTDAGACGFGSFGATINGGDVSAASNLYRNGVGCGSCYQVRCTNNTYCLDNGVTVVITDQGSGDGTDFILSQRAFGGMAQTSDKAPYLLALGIVDIEYRRYPNKNITIKIDESSSNPNYLAFVIWFQQGMRDITAVQLCETQNFVCKLLDRTHGAVWTTTSPPSGPLSLRMLFSAEDGDQTWVVPSSNIPEDWKAGETYDSGVQVDK, encoded by the exons ACTTCATGCACTGATTGTTTTGTTCAATCTCGAGCAGAATATTACCCGAACTCTGAAGTAAATGGCACAGATG CTGGTGCATGCGGATTCGGTTCCTTTGGTGCTACCATTAATGGTGGCGATGTATCAGCTGCATCCAATCTTTACCGTAATGGTGTTGGCTGTGGCTCCTGTTACCAG GTAAGGTGTACAAACAATACCTATTGCTTAGACAATGGTGTCACTGTAGTTATAACTGACCAAGGCTCAGGTGATGGCACCGACTTCATTCTGAGTCAACGAGCCTTTGGTGGGATGGCTCAGACCAGTGACAAAGCTCCTTATCTATTAGCTCTTGGCATAGTTGATATTGAATACAGGCG CTACCCAAACAAAAACATAACAATTAAGATAGACGAGAGCAGCAGTAATCCTAATTACTTGGCTTTTGTCATATGGTTCCAACAAGGAATGAGAGACATAACTGCTGTGCAGCTCTGTGAG ACGCAGAACTTTGTCTGTAAGTTACTGGATCGGACTCATGGAGCAGTCTGGACTACTACCTCTCCACCAAGTGGACCTCTGTCGTTACGGATGCTGTTTAGTGCTGAAGATGGAGACCAAACATGGGTTGTCCCCAGTAGTAACATACCAGAAGACTGGAAAGCAGGGGAGACATATGACTCAGGAGTACAAGTGGACAAATAG
- the LOC112801322 gene encoding expansin-like B1 isoform X1, which yields MAVSLLGPLVITTLLCMQTLADTSCTDCFVQSRAEYYPNSEVNGTDAGACGFGSFGATINGGDVSAASNLYRNGVGCGSCYQVRCTNNTYCLDNGVTVVITDQGSGDGTDFILSQRAFGGMAQTSDKAPYLLALGIVDIEYRRVSCSYPNKNITIKIDESSSNPNYLAFVIWFQQGMRDITAVQLCETQNFVCKLLDRTHGAVWTTTSPPSGPLSLRMLFSAEDGDQTWVVPSSNIPEDWKAGETYDSGVQVDK from the exons ACTTCATGCACTGATTGTTTTGTTCAATCTCGAGCAGAATATTACCCGAACTCTGAAGTAAATGGCACAGATG CTGGTGCATGCGGATTCGGTTCCTTTGGTGCTACCATTAATGGTGGCGATGTATCAGCTGCATCCAATCTTTACCGTAATGGTGTTGGCTGTGGCTCCTGTTACCAG GTAAGGTGTACAAACAATACCTATTGCTTAGACAATGGTGTCACTGTAGTTATAACTGACCAAGGCTCAGGTGATGGCACCGACTTCATTCTGAGTCAACGAGCCTTTGGTGGGATGGCTCAGACCAGTGACAAAGCTCCTTATCTATTAGCTCTTGGCATAGTTGATATTGAATACAGGCG TGTTTCATGCAGCTACCCAAACAAAAACATAACAATTAAGATAGACGAGAGCAGCAGTAATCCTAATTACTTGGCTTTTGTCATATGGTTCCAACAAGGAATGAGAGACATAACTGCTGTGCAGCTCTGTGAG ACGCAGAACTTTGTCTGTAAGTTACTGGATCGGACTCATGGAGCAGTCTGGACTACTACCTCTCCACCAAGTGGACCTCTGTCGTTACGGATGCTGTTTAGTGCTGAAGATGGAGACCAAACATGGGTTGTCCCCAGTAGTAACATACCAGAAGACTGGAAAGCAGGGGAGACATATGACTCAGGAGTACAAGTGGACAAATAG
- the LOC112801304 gene encoding pentatricopeptide repeat-containing protein At4g18840 gives MAVRPKLSSLSRSRSPSLHNNNLSLSEQILPILDPTHPILFLLDSCAGIRQFNQVHTQLLVSGIFQNPLAAGRAIKKLCSDPLTAPRATHLFDYVRQPDAFLCNTIMRSHARRGDSSGALRFYYDRMISRCVEPNHYTFPILIKISGDVGSVGEGEKGHARVVKFGFESDLFVRNSLIRMYSVFGRVADARAVFEGSSVLDLVSYNSMIDGYMKNGGIGDARQLFDEMPERDVFSWNSLIAGYVEVRDLESANELFERMPVRDVVSWNCMVDGYARIGDVFRALELFDLMPVRNVVSWNSMLALYVRVKKFSECLRMFERMMESGEVVPNEATMVSVLTACANLGRIDMGIWVHSFIKSRNIKPDVLLSTCLLTMYAKCGAMDLARDVFNKMPVKSIVSWNSMIMAYGLHGSGDKALELFLEMEKSGLQPNDATFISVLSACTHAGMVMEGCWYFGLMCRVYKIEPKVEHYGCMVDLLARAGLVKNSEDLIRKVPKAGSVLWGALLSGCRTHIDLELGEFAAKRLIEMEPLDIGPYIMLSNIYAAEGRWDDVEHVRLMIKGKGLQKEAAPHLVHLEDFESEYLIKKKAAYRKNIINSLLGELGARMKISFGNSVDKVSF, from the coding sequence ATGGCAGTTAGGCCTAAACTATCTTCTCTGTCTCGCTCTCGTTCACCATCACTgcacaacaacaacctcagcctctcCGAACAAATCTTACCCATACTGGATCCAACCCACCCCATCTTATTCTTGCTTGACTCATGCGCCGGCATTCGACAGTTCAACCAGGTCCACACCCAGCTCCTCGTTTCTGGAATCTTCCAGAACCCTCTCGCAGCTGGCAGGGCGATCAAGAAGCTCTGCTCTGACCCCCTCACTGCCCCACGTGCCACTCACCTGTTCGATTACGTGCGCCAGCCTGATGCTTTCCTCTGCAACACCATCATGCGGAGCCACGCTCGCAGGGGCGATTCCTCCGGGGCGCTTCGCTTCTACTACGACAGAATGATCTCCCGCTGTGTCGAGCCAAATCACTACACGTTCCCGATTCTGATCAAGATTTCTGGGGATGTTGGGTCCGTGGGAGAAGGGGAAAAAGGGCATGCCAGGGTTGTGAAATTCGGGTTTGAATCAGATTTGTTTGTTAGGAACTCACTGATACGGATGTACTCGGTTTTTGGGAGGGTTGCGGATGCACGTGCGGTGTTTGAGGGAAGTTCTGTGTTGGATTTGGTGAGTTATAACTCGATGATAGATGGGTATATGAAGAATGGAGGAATTGGAGATGCTCGCCagttgtttgatgaaatgccagaGAGGGATGTTTTTAGTTGGAATTCGCTGATCGCAGGGTATGTGGAAGTTCGTGATTTGGAGTCTGCGAATGAGTTGTTTGAGAGAATGCCTGTCAGAGATGTAGTGTCTTGGAATTGTATGGTTGATGGGTATGCAAGGATTGGGGATGTTTTTAGGGCTCTTGAGTTGTTTGACCTGATGCCTGTGAGGAATGTAGTTTCGTGGAATTCCATGTTGGCATTGTATGTGCGGGTCAAGAAGTTCAGTGAGTGTTTGAGAATGTTTGAGAGGATGATGGAGAGTGGCGAAGTTGTGCCAAATGAGGCTACCATGGTGAGCGTGCTGACAGCATGTGCTAATTTAGGGAGGATTGATATGGGCATTTGGGTTCATTCTTTTATCAAAAGtaggaacattaaacctgatgTCTTGCTTTCAACCTGTCTTCTGACAATGTATGCAAAATGTGGGGCTATGGATCTGGCTAGAGATGTTTTTAACAAGATGCCAGTTAAGAGCATTGTATCATGGAACTCTATGATCATGGCATATGGCTTGCATGGCAGTGGGGACAAAGCTTTGGAACTATTCTTGGAGATGGAGAAGTCAGGTCTGCAGCCAAATGATGCTACTTTCATTAGCGTCTTATCTGCATGTACACATGCAGGTATGGTCATGGAGGGTTGTTGGTATTTTGGCCTCATGTGTCGAGTTTACAAAATTGAACCCAAGGTTGAACACTATGGTTGCATGGTTGATCTCCTAGCTCGAGCTGGTTTGGTGAAAAACTCGGAAGATCTTATAAGAAAGGTCCCCAAGGCTGGATCTGTATTATGGGGTGCATTGCTTTCTGGTTGTAGGACGCATATAGACCTGGAGCTTGGAGAGTTTGCAGCCAAGAGACTTATTGAGATGGAACCACTGGATATTGGTCCTTATATAATGCTCTCAAACATCTATGCTGCTGAAGGGAGATGGGATGATGTTGAACATGTGAGGCTGATGATAAAGGGAAAAGGACTACAGAAAGAAGCAGCACCCCATTTAGTTCATCTTGAAGATTTTGAATCAGAATATTTGATTAAGAAAAAAGCTGCCTATAGGAAAAACATAATTAACTCACTGCTGGGTGAATTGGGTGCACGGATGAAAATATCATTTGGCAATTCAGTTGACAAAGTTAGTTTCTGA